The Lycium barbarum isolate Lr01 chromosome 9, ASM1917538v2, whole genome shotgun sequence genome has a segment encoding these proteins:
- the LOC132608906 gene encoding succinate-semialdehyde dehydrogenase, mitochondrial isoform X1 produces MIGCADYLGTICHIGFYHSLFSLSHPWQISHLSNLKKKKFIHLDACSWNSGALMLMIRGRTRMALSAGAMLYRSSLSGPVRLMTTDTQSLVGKLNGSGLLRSQALIRGKWVDSYDGKTIKVHNPATGEVITDVPCMGRKETNDAISSAHDAFSSWSKLTAAERSKLLRKWYDLLMVHKEELGQLMTLEQGKPLKEAIGEVSYGAGFIEFSAEEGKRIYGDIIPSPLADRRLFVLKQPVGVVGAITPWNFPLAMITRKVGPALACGCTVVIKPSELTPLTALAAAELSLQAGIPPGVLNVVMGNAPDIGDALLASPQVRKITFTGSTKVGKKLMEGAAATVKKVSLELGGNAPCIIFDDADLEVAIKGALATKFRNTGQTCVCANRILVQEGIYDKFANAFAKAVQSMKVGDGFTEGVEQGPLINDAAVQKVESFVEDATSKGAKVLVGGKRHSLGMTFYEPTVVTGVNNEMLLAREEVFGPVAPLLKFKTDEEAIHMANDTNAGLAAYIFSTNIKRAWRVTEALEYGIVGVNEGLVSTEVAPFGGVKQSGLGREGSKYGMDEYLEMKYVCLGSMS; encoded by the exons ATGATTGGTTGTGCTGATTATTTAGGTACTATCTGTCATATAGGGTTCTATCACAGTCTCTTTTCACTGTCTCATCCGTGGCAGATCTCCCATTTATCcaacctcaaaaaaaaaaag TTTATTCATTTGGATGCTTGTAGTTGGAATTCGGGGGCCCTGATGCTAATGATTCGTGGGCGTACCAGAATGGCACTTTCTGCTGGTGCGATGTTATATCGTTCCTCACTTTCAGGTCCCGTGCGTCTGATGACGACAGATACACAAAGTCTTGTTGGTAAGCTGAACGGCTCTGGATTGTTGCGGAGTCAAGCTCTTATAAGAGGGAAATGGGTTGATTCATATGATGGGAAGACTATAAAGGTCCACAATCCTGCAACAGGGGAGGTAATAACGGATGTTCCATGCATGGGTCGGAAGGAGACGAATGATGCAATTTCTTCTGCCCATGATGCATTTAGTTCTTGGAGCAAACTTACTGCTGCTGAAAGGAGCAAATTATTAAGGAAGTGGTATGATTTGCTAATGGTCCACAAGGAAGAACTCGGACAACTTATGACACTAGAGCAAGGGAAACCTCTAAAAGAGGCCATTGGTGAAGTTAGTTATGGGGCTGGTTTTATTGAGTTCTCTGCTGAAGAGGGTAAACGTATATATGGTGACATTATTCCATCACCATTAGCAGATAGGCGATTATTTGTTTTAAAGCAACCAGTTGGTGTTGTTGGTGCAATTACACCGTGGAATTTTCCCTTGGCTATGATTACCCGGAAGGTGGGCCCTGCTCTTGCTTGTGGTTGTACAGTGGTGATAAAACCTTCCGAACTGACGCCCTTGACTGCTTTAGCAGCAGCTGAACTCTCCCTTCAAGCGGGTATACCACCGGGTGTGCTGAATGTTGTTATGGGAAATGCACCTGATATTGGAGACGCACTGCTTGCGAGCCCACAGGTAAGAAAAATTACATTCACAGGTTCGACCAAGGTTGGGAAAAAATTGATGGAAGGTGCTGCTGCCACTGTTAAAAAGGTATCTCTTGAGCTAGGCGGCAATGCACCTTGCATCATTTTTGATGACGCAGATCTTGAAGTAGCTATTAAAGGAGCTCTTGCAACAAAGTTCCGTAACACTGGACAAACATGTGTATGTGCCAATAGAATACTTGTGCAAGAAGGGATATATGACAAATTCGCAAATGCTTTTGCAAAAGCTGTCCAAAGCATGAAAGTTGGCGATGGTTTCACTGAAGGTGTGGAGCAAGGCCCTCTAATTAATGACGCAGCAGTACAGAAGGTTGAATCTTTTGTAGAAGATGCCACTTCGAAGGGAGCCAAAGTCCTCGTTGGGGGAAAGAGACATAGCCTTGGCATGACCTTTTACGAGCCTACAGTAGTTACTGGAGTTAATAATGAGATGCTCTTGGCGAGGGAGGAAGTATTTGGACCTGTTGCCCCTCTTTTGAAGTTCAAAACAGATGAAGAAGCAATCCATATGGCTAATGACACTAATGCAGGTTTAGCTGCTTATATATTCTCAACAAATATTAAAAGAGCTTGGCGTGTCACTGAAGCTCTTGAATATGGAATCGTTGGAGTTAATGAAGGACTAGTTTCAACTGAGGTAGCTCCATTTGGAGGCGTGAAACAATCAGGTCTTGGCCGTGAAGGTTCTAAATACGGGATGGATGAATATTTAGAGATGAAATATGTCTGCTTGGGAAGTATGAGCTAA
- the LOC132608906 gene encoding succinate-semialdehyde dehydrogenase, mitochondrial isoform X2 gives MLMIRGRTRMALSAGAMLYRSSLSGPVRLMTTDTQSLVGKLNGSGLLRSQALIRGKWVDSYDGKTIKVHNPATGEVITDVPCMGRKETNDAISSAHDAFSSWSKLTAAERSKLLRKWYDLLMVHKEELGQLMTLEQGKPLKEAIGEVSYGAGFIEFSAEEGKRIYGDIIPSPLADRRLFVLKQPVGVVGAITPWNFPLAMITRKVGPALACGCTVVIKPSELTPLTALAAAELSLQAGIPPGVLNVVMGNAPDIGDALLASPQVRKITFTGSTKVGKKLMEGAAATVKKVSLELGGNAPCIIFDDADLEVAIKGALATKFRNTGQTCVCANRILVQEGIYDKFANAFAKAVQSMKVGDGFTEGVEQGPLINDAAVQKVESFVEDATSKGAKVLVGGKRHSLGMTFYEPTVVTGVNNEMLLAREEVFGPVAPLLKFKTDEEAIHMANDTNAGLAAYIFSTNIKRAWRVTEALEYGIVGVNEGLVSTEVAPFGGVKQSGLGREGSKYGMDEYLEMKYVCLGSMS, from the coding sequence ATGCTAATGATTCGTGGGCGTACCAGAATGGCACTTTCTGCTGGTGCGATGTTATATCGTTCCTCACTTTCAGGTCCCGTGCGTCTGATGACGACAGATACACAAAGTCTTGTTGGTAAGCTGAACGGCTCTGGATTGTTGCGGAGTCAAGCTCTTATAAGAGGGAAATGGGTTGATTCATATGATGGGAAGACTATAAAGGTCCACAATCCTGCAACAGGGGAGGTAATAACGGATGTTCCATGCATGGGTCGGAAGGAGACGAATGATGCAATTTCTTCTGCCCATGATGCATTTAGTTCTTGGAGCAAACTTACTGCTGCTGAAAGGAGCAAATTATTAAGGAAGTGGTATGATTTGCTAATGGTCCACAAGGAAGAACTCGGACAACTTATGACACTAGAGCAAGGGAAACCTCTAAAAGAGGCCATTGGTGAAGTTAGTTATGGGGCTGGTTTTATTGAGTTCTCTGCTGAAGAGGGTAAACGTATATATGGTGACATTATTCCATCACCATTAGCAGATAGGCGATTATTTGTTTTAAAGCAACCAGTTGGTGTTGTTGGTGCAATTACACCGTGGAATTTTCCCTTGGCTATGATTACCCGGAAGGTGGGCCCTGCTCTTGCTTGTGGTTGTACAGTGGTGATAAAACCTTCCGAACTGACGCCCTTGACTGCTTTAGCAGCAGCTGAACTCTCCCTTCAAGCGGGTATACCACCGGGTGTGCTGAATGTTGTTATGGGAAATGCACCTGATATTGGAGACGCACTGCTTGCGAGCCCACAGGTAAGAAAAATTACATTCACAGGTTCGACCAAGGTTGGGAAAAAATTGATGGAAGGTGCTGCTGCCACTGTTAAAAAGGTATCTCTTGAGCTAGGCGGCAATGCACCTTGCATCATTTTTGATGACGCAGATCTTGAAGTAGCTATTAAAGGAGCTCTTGCAACAAAGTTCCGTAACACTGGACAAACATGTGTATGTGCCAATAGAATACTTGTGCAAGAAGGGATATATGACAAATTCGCAAATGCTTTTGCAAAAGCTGTCCAAAGCATGAAAGTTGGCGATGGTTTCACTGAAGGTGTGGAGCAAGGCCCTCTAATTAATGACGCAGCAGTACAGAAGGTTGAATCTTTTGTAGAAGATGCCACTTCGAAGGGAGCCAAAGTCCTCGTTGGGGGAAAGAGACATAGCCTTGGCATGACCTTTTACGAGCCTACAGTAGTTACTGGAGTTAATAATGAGATGCTCTTGGCGAGGGAGGAAGTATTTGGACCTGTTGCCCCTCTTTTGAAGTTCAAAACAGATGAAGAAGCAATCCATATGGCTAATGACACTAATGCAGGTTTAGCTGCTTATATATTCTCAACAAATATTAAAAGAGCTTGGCGTGTCACTGAAGCTCTTGAATATGGAATCGTTGGAGTTAATGAAGGACTAGTTTCAACTGAGGTAGCTCCATTTGGAGGCGTGAAACAATCAGGTCTTGGCCGTGAAGGTTCTAAATACGGGATGGATGAATATTTAGAGATGAAATATGTCTGCTTGGGAAGTATGAGCTAA